The proteins below come from a single Cottoperca gobio chromosome 11, fCotGob3.1, whole genome shotgun sequence genomic window:
- the LOC115015817 gene encoding protein FAM186A-like isoform X10 gives MACGVHLGIFLLCFIQAEHVRCLWASQAQKQNDNTYVGFSQQQRGFGHYPQNQVRQASPSSARSSSLSAQSAVIGGSSRRLNQVNAQKSPTGHIFGLSSSIVSGSSMSKYDQSSKTPVYSPAMQSSTLFSESAPVPHKSPPRTKTSSSAMGKRVSKEFKSSTFSKPHAGLQPRRHKLSSTKQIPSSTNSLQASWNREGNLHASGSGSAGTSGKLFAPTKTHNIPQRFGGAIIRRLKNPVNQIMSVGKPQRKASQQTYVPPQRKASQQTYVPPQRKASQLAYVPPQRKASQQAYVPPQRKASQQAYVPPQRKASQQTYVPPQRKASQQTYVPPQRKASQQTYVPPQRKASQQTYVPPQRKASQQTYVPPQRKASQQTYVPPQRKASQQAYVPPQRQSSQQAYIPPQRQSSQQAYVPPQRQSSQQAYVPPQRKASQQAYVPPQRKASQQAYVPPQRKASQQAYVPPQRQSSQQAYVPPQQAYIPPQRQSSQQAYVPPQRQSSQQAYVPPQRQSSQQAYVPPQQAYIPPQRQSSQQSYVPPQRQSSQQSYVPPQRQSSQQAYVPPQRQAAPYKPLAQSVHPESKWLKV, from the exons ATGGCTTGTGGAGTCCATTTGGG GATATTCCTGCTTTGCTTCATTCAAGCAGAGCATGTGCGCTGTTTGTGGGCTTCACAAG CtcagaaacaaaatgacaacacatATGTTGGCTTCTCGCAACAGCAACGTGGATTCGGTCACTATCCCCAGAATCAAGTCAGACAGGCCTCTCCGAGCTCAGCGCGGAGCAGTAGCCTCAGCGCACAGAGTGCAGTTATTGGAGGGTCTAGCCGGAGACTGAATCAGGTCAATGCACAAAAGAGTCCAACTGGGCATATTTTTGGCCTTTCCTCTTCTATTGTTAGTGGCAGTTCTATGAGTAAGTACGATCAAAGCAGCAAAACACCAGTCTATTCTCCCGCAATGCAGTCTTCCACGCTTTTTAGTGAAAGTGCCCCTGTGCCTCACAAAAGCCCTCCACGGACCAAGACATCCTCCAGTGCCATGGGTAAAAGGGTGTCTAAAGAGTTTAAATCTTCCACTTTCAGCAAACCCCATGCAGGCTTACAGCCACGCCGTCACAAGTTGAGCTCCACTAAGCAGATTCCCAGCAGTACGAACTCTCTCCAAGCATCCTGGAACAGAGAGGGTAACCTCCATGCCTCCGGGAGTGGAAGTGCAGGAACCTCTGGTAAACTCTTTGCCCCAACAAAAACCCACAACATCCCTCAGCGTTTCGGTGGCGCAATTATCAGACGGCTGAAAAATCCTGTTAACCAGATAATGAGTGTCGGGAAGCCCCAGCGCAAGGCTTCCCAGCAGACCTACGTTCCTCCCCAGCGCAAGGCTTCCCAGCAGACCTACGTTCCTCCCCAGCGCAAGGCTTCCCAGCTGGCCTACGTTCCTCCCCAGCGCAAGGCTTCCCAGCAGGCCTACGTTCCTCCCCAGCGCAAGGCTTCCCAGCAGGCCTACGTTCCTCCCCAGCGCAAGGCTTCCCAGCAGACCTACGTTCCTCCCCAGCGCAAGGCTTCCCAGCAGACCTACGTTCCTCCCCAGCGCAAGGCTTCCCAGCAG ACCTACGTTCCTCCCCAGCGCAAGGCTTCCCAGCAGACCTACGTTCCTCCCCAGCGCAAGGCTTCCCAGCAGACCTACGTTCCTCCCCAGCGCAAGGCTTCCCAGCAGACCTACGTTCCTCCCCAGCGCAAGGCTTCCCAGCAGGCCTACGTTCCTCCCCAGCGTCAGTCTTCCCAGCAGGCCTACATTCCTCCCCAGCGCCAGTCTTCCCAGCAG GCCTACGTTCCTCCCCAGCGCCAGTCTTCCCAGCAGGCCTACGTTCCTCCCCAGCGCAAGGCTTCCCAGCAGGCCTATGTTCCTCCCCAGCGCAAGGCTTCCCAGCAGGCCTACGTTCCTCCCCAGCGCAAGGCTTCCCAGCAGGCCTACGTTCCTCCCCAGCGCCAGTCTTCCCAGCAGGCTTACGTTCCTCCCCAGCAGGCCTACATTCCTCCCCAGCGTCAGTCTTCCCAGCAGGCTTACGTTCCTCCCCAGCGCCAGTCTTCCCAGCAGGCTTACGTTCCTCCCCAGCGCCAGTCTTCCCAGCAGGCTTACGTTCCTCCCCAGCAGGCCTACATTCCTCCCCAGCGCCAGTCTTCCCAGCAGTCCTACGTTCCTCCCCAGCGCCAGTCTTCCCAGCAGTCCTACGTTCCTCCCCAGCGCCAGTCTTCCCAGCAGGCCTACGTTCCTCCCCAGCGGCAGGCTGCACCTTACAAGCCACTAGCCCAGAGTGTTCATCCGGAGAGCAAATGGTTGAAGGTCTAG
- the LOC115015817 gene encoding protein FAM186A-like isoform X13, with the protein MACGVHLGIFLLCFIQAEHVRCLWASQAQKQNDNTYVGFSQQQRGFGHYPQNQVRQASPSSARSSSLSAQSAVIGGSSRRLNQVNAQKSPTGHIFGLSSSIVSGSSMSKYDQSSKTPVYSPAMQSSTLFSESAPVPHKSPPRTKTSSSAMGKRVSKEFKSSTFSKPHAGLQPRRHKLSSTKQIPSSTNSLQASWNREGNLHASGSGSAGTSGKLFAPTKTHNIPQRFGGAIIRRLKNPVNQIMSVGKPQRKASQQTYVPPQRKASQQTYVPPQRKASQLAYVPPQRKASQQAYVPPQRKASQQAYVPPQRKASQQTYVPPQRKASQQTYVPPQRKASQQAYVPPQRQSSQQAYVPPQRQSSQQAYVPPQRKASQQAYVPPQRKASQQAYVPPQRKASQQAYVPPQRQSSQQAYVPPQQAYIPPQRQSSQQAYVPPQRQSSQQAYVPPQRQSSQQAYVPPQQAYIPPQRQSSQQSYVPPQRQSSQQSYVPPQRQSSQQAYVPPQRQAAPYKPLAQSVHPESKWLKV; encoded by the exons ATGGCTTGTGGAGTCCATTTGGG GATATTCCTGCTTTGCTTCATTCAAGCAGAGCATGTGCGCTGTTTGTGGGCTTCACAAG CtcagaaacaaaatgacaacacatATGTTGGCTTCTCGCAACAGCAACGTGGATTCGGTCACTATCCCCAGAATCAAGTCAGACAGGCCTCTCCGAGCTCAGCGCGGAGCAGTAGCCTCAGCGCACAGAGTGCAGTTATTGGAGGGTCTAGCCGGAGACTGAATCAGGTCAATGCACAAAAGAGTCCAACTGGGCATATTTTTGGCCTTTCCTCTTCTATTGTTAGTGGCAGTTCTATGAGTAAGTACGATCAAAGCAGCAAAACACCAGTCTATTCTCCCGCAATGCAGTCTTCCACGCTTTTTAGTGAAAGTGCCCCTGTGCCTCACAAAAGCCCTCCACGGACCAAGACATCCTCCAGTGCCATGGGTAAAAGGGTGTCTAAAGAGTTTAAATCTTCCACTTTCAGCAAACCCCATGCAGGCTTACAGCCACGCCGTCACAAGTTGAGCTCCACTAAGCAGATTCCCAGCAGTACGAACTCTCTCCAAGCATCCTGGAACAGAGAGGGTAACCTCCATGCCTCCGGGAGTGGAAGTGCAGGAACCTCTGGTAAACTCTTTGCCCCAACAAAAACCCACAACATCCCTCAGCGTTTCGGTGGCGCAATTATCAGACGGCTGAAAAATCCTGTTAACCAGATAATGAGTGTCGGGAAGCCCCAGCGCAAGGCTTCCCAGCAGACCTACGTTCCTCCCCAGCGCAAGGCTTCCCAGCAGACCTACGTTCCTCCCCAGCGCAAGGCTTCCCAGCTGGCCTACGTTCCTCCCCAGCGCAAGGCTTCCCAGCAGGCCTACGTTCCTCCCCAGCGCAAGGCTTCCCAGCAGGCCTACGTTCCTCCCCAGCGCAAGGCTTCCCAGCAGACCTACGTTCCTCCCCAGCGCAAGGCTTCCCAGCAGACCTACGTTCCTCCCCAGCGCAAGGCTTCCCAGCAGGCCTACGTTCCTCCCCAGCGCCAGTCTTCCCAGCAA GCCTACGTTCCTCCCCAGCGCCAGTCTTCCCAGCAGGCCTACGTTCCTCCCCAGCGCAAGGCTTCCCAGCAGGCCTATGTTCCTCCCCAGCGCAAGGCTTCCCAGCAGGCCTACGTTCCTCCCCAGCGCAAGGCTTCCCAGCAGGCCTACGTTCCTCCCCAGCGCCAGTCTTCCCAGCAGGCTTACGTTCCTCCCCAGCAGGCCTACATTCCTCCCCAGCGTCAGTCTTCCCAGCAGGCTTACGTTCCTCCCCAGCGCCAGTCTTCCCAGCAGGCTTACGTTCCTCCCCAGCGCCAGTCTTCCCAGCAGGCTTACGTTCCTCCCCAGCAGGCCTACATTCCTCCCCAGCGCCAGTCTTCCCAGCAGTCCTACGTTCCTCCCCAGCGCCAGTCTTCCCAGCAGTCCTACGTTCCTCCCCAGCGCCAGTCTTCCCAGCAGGCCTACGTTCCTCCCCAGCGGCAGGCTGCACCTTACAAGCCACTAGCCCAGAGTGTTCATCCGGAGAGCAAATGGTTGAAGGTCTAG
- the LOC115015817 gene encoding protein FAM186A-like isoform X8: MACGVHLGIFLLCFIQAEHVRCLWASQAQKQNDNTYVGFSQQQRGFGHYPQNQVRQASPSSARSSSLSAQSAVIGGSSRRLNQVNAQKSPTGHIFGLSSSIVSGSSMSKYDQSSKTPVYSPAMQSSTLFSESAPVPHKSPPRTKTSSSAMGKRVSKEFKSSTFSKPHAGLQPRRHKLSSTKQIPSSTNSLQASWNREGNLHASGSGSAGTSGKLFAPTKTHNIPQRFGGAIIRRLKNPVNQIMSVGKPQRKASQQTYVPPQRKASQQTYVPPQRKASQLAYVPPQRKASQQAYVPPQRKASQQAYVPPQRKASQQTYVPPQRKASQQTYVPPQRKASQQTYVPPQRKASQQTYVPPQRKASQQTYVPPQRKASQQTYVPPQRKASQQAYVPPQRQSSQQAYIPPQRQSSQQAYVPPQRQSSQQAYVPPQRQSSQQAYVPPQQAYIPPQRQSSQQAYVPPQRQSSQQAYVPPQRKASQQAYVPPQRKASQQAYVPPQRKASQQAYVPPQRQSSQQAYVPPQRQSSQQAYVPPQRQSSQQAYVPPQQAYIPPQRQSSQQSYVPPQRQSSQQSYVPPQRQSSQQAYVPPQRQAAPYKPLAQSVHPESKWLKV; the protein is encoded by the exons ATGGCTTGTGGAGTCCATTTGGG GATATTCCTGCTTTGCTTCATTCAAGCAGAGCATGTGCGCTGTTTGTGGGCTTCACAAG CtcagaaacaaaatgacaacacatATGTTGGCTTCTCGCAACAGCAACGTGGATTCGGTCACTATCCCCAGAATCAAGTCAGACAGGCCTCTCCGAGCTCAGCGCGGAGCAGTAGCCTCAGCGCACAGAGTGCAGTTATTGGAGGGTCTAGCCGGAGACTGAATCAGGTCAATGCACAAAAGAGTCCAACTGGGCATATTTTTGGCCTTTCCTCTTCTATTGTTAGTGGCAGTTCTATGAGTAAGTACGATCAAAGCAGCAAAACACCAGTCTATTCTCCCGCAATGCAGTCTTCCACGCTTTTTAGTGAAAGTGCCCCTGTGCCTCACAAAAGCCCTCCACGGACCAAGACATCCTCCAGTGCCATGGGTAAAAGGGTGTCTAAAGAGTTTAAATCTTCCACTTTCAGCAAACCCCATGCAGGCTTACAGCCACGCCGTCACAAGTTGAGCTCCACTAAGCAGATTCCCAGCAGTACGAACTCTCTCCAAGCATCCTGGAACAGAGAGGGTAACCTCCATGCCTCCGGGAGTGGAAGTGCAGGAACCTCTGGTAAACTCTTTGCCCCAACAAAAACCCACAACATCCCTCAGCGTTTCGGTGGCGCAATTATCAGACGGCTGAAAAATCCTGTTAACCAGATAATGAGTGTCGGGAAGCCCCAGCGCAAGGCTTCCCAGCAGACCTACGTTCCTCCCCAGCGCAAGGCTTCCCAGCAGACCTACGTTCCTCCCCAGCGCAAGGCTTCCCAGCTGGCCTACGTTCCTCCCCAGCGCAAGGCTTCCCAGCAGGCCTACGTTCCTCCCCAGCGCAAGGCTTCCCAGCAGGCCTACGTTCCTCCCCAGCGCAAGGCTTCCCAGCAGACCTACGTTCCTCCCCAGCGCAAGGCTTCCCAGCAGACCTACGTTCCTCCCCAGCGCAAGGCTTCCCAGCAG ACCTACGTTCCTCCCCAGCGCAAGGCTTCCCAGCAGACCTACGTTCCTCCCCAGCGCAAGGCTTCCCAGCAGACCTACGTTCCTCCCCAGCGCAAGGCTTCCCAGCAGACCTACGTTCCTCCCCAGCGCAAGGCTTCCCAGCAGGCCTACGTTCCTCCCCAGCGTCAGTCTTCCCAGCAGGCCTACATTCCTCCCCAGCGCCAGTCTTCCCAGCAGGCTTACGTTCCTCCCCAGCGCCAGTCTTCCCAGCAGGCTTACGTTCCTCCCCAGCGCCAGTCTTCCCAGCAGGCTTACGTTCCTCCCCAGCAGGCCTACATTCCTCCCCAGCGCCAGTCTTCCCAGCAGGCCTACGTTCCTCCCCAGCGCCAGTCTTCCCAGCAGGCCTACGTTCCTCCCCAGCGCAAGGCTTCCCAGCAGGCCTATGTTCCTCCCCAGCGCAAGGCTTCCCAGCAGGCCTACGTTCCTCCCCAGCGCAAGGCTTCCCAGCAGGCCTACGTTCCTCCCCAGCGCCAGTCTTCCCAGCAG GCTTACGTTCCTCCCCAGCGCCAGTCTTCCCAGCAGGCTTACGTTCCTCCCCAGCGCCAGTCTTCCCAGCAGGCTTACGTTCCTCCCCAGCAGGCCTACATTCCTCCCCAGCGCCAGTCTTCCCAGCAGTCCTACGTTCCTCCCCAGCGCCAGTCTTCCCAGCAGTCCTACGTTCCTCCCCAGCGCCAGTCTTCCCAGCAGGCCTACGTTCCTCCCCAGCGGCAGGCTGCACCTTACAAGCCACTAGCCCAGAGTGTTCATCCGGAGAGCAAATGGTTGAAGGTCTAG